One region of Agrobacterium tumefaciens genomic DNA includes:
- a CDS encoding NAD-glutamate dehydrogenase translates to MGYRNNPKREKQIEKARQQAIAENAPFLDPGIVYGRASADDIEYYSAEMLAASAAHSFEALSRWTGDAPHISIAQVEGVTPRDIPVTVLTIIGRNMPFLYDSVMGEVTSSYRGLYLAVHPILVPDATAQAGYRLAEPDDDPAGNISLIQLHIAPLTQQAATALEERLRFVLAQVQSAYRDWRPMLSKLDEALDELSKRGSSRRKTERAEAVEFLNWLRNDNFTFLGMRDYTYSGRGKNAKIERGDGVGLGSLSDPDVRVLRLGKDAVTTTPEILAFLDGPDFLIVTKANVKSIVHRRAYMDYIGIKRFDEDGNVIGELRIVGLFTATAYTRSVKHIPLLRAKIADVERHFGFDPNSHSGRILQNTLEAYPRDDLFQIETDLLIRFIEQIMELSDRPRVRVLARIDRFDRFVSAIIFVPREEYNSYVREKIGDYLSKVYDGHISAYYPAFPEGAVARVHFIVGRTEGKTPRIAQDKLEDAVSDIAARWIDHFVALSEPGAPVLEVDQAYQEAFTPEEAIGDMADILATVKGEPVRIEFYQQEGQSAETLSLKIFHRDGHLPLSRRVPLLENLGFNVISERTFDIGVISDGEKRDIVLHDMELAVAKGVTLDLPQYGQKLEEAFLAAFSGKVDNDNFNRLILACGLTVREVSVLRAYARYLRQTGIVYSQEHISETLFKYPAISRNIFALFKAGFDPSIDEKKRLKKLAEMHKTIEAALSGVPNLDEDRTLRRYVNAIDATLRTNYFQKNTDGTPRDLLAFKFDPKHLDGLPDPRPFREIFVYGTEVEGVHLRFGKVARGGLRWSDRGQDYRTEVLGLVKAQQVKNAVIVPVGAKGGFFPKNLPVGGSRDEVFNAGREAYKTYIRTLLSITDNIVDDAVVPPADTLRLDGDDPYFVVAADKGTATFSDTANGLAHDAGFWLDDAFASGGSAGYDHKKMGITARGAWETVKRHFREMDTDIQTTPFTVAGVGDMSGDVFGNGMLLSEKIRLIAAFDHRDIFIDPDPDTDKSFAERKRLFELPRSSWQDYDRSTLSKGAMIISRSEKSVTLTPEAVAAIGIDKSVATPFEIMTAILKAPTDLLWFGGIGTYIKAAVETNAEVGDRANDPIRVNATELRAKVIGEGANLGITQKGRIAYALAGGRCNSDAIDNSAGVNSSDVEVNIKIALASAVNSGRLTMPKRNQLLASMTPEVAQLVLRNNYLQSLAISLTERLGLANREELGRLMSALEATGQLNRKVETLPSNAELSERYATGKPLTRPEIGVLLSYAKLTLFDALVASPLPDEPYLQHLLADYFPAKMQKNYADDIKAHRLHREIVATALANAVVNRGGPGFVQKLADASGLLSADVVKAAVIVEDGFGLKRLWSEVDALDGKIGGEVQNGLYATITRIYSDASRLYLQTGSVGAGTSDMATEIERLKTAIKTLSPAAAKYRRELGVTEIDGVPSGLLEELDTLSLLVYVPEIMRIAENAGTTLARAAESYATVSSTFRVARLLDASQRITPADHYESLALLRSQDQIALSRRRIVISALTEYAKEKDPVQAWYAADRVRVNRIVSELGALSESGDTNLARLTVAAGLLGDIVQTR, encoded by the coding sequence ATGGGCTACAGAAATAATCCAAAACGCGAAAAACAGATCGAAAAAGCACGACAGCAGGCAATCGCCGAAAACGCGCCATTTCTTGATCCGGGTATAGTCTATGGAAGAGCAAGCGCCGACGACATAGAATATTATTCCGCCGAAATGCTGGCCGCAAGCGCGGCGCACAGTTTCGAGGCTCTTTCGCGCTGGACTGGAGACGCGCCCCATATCAGCATCGCCCAGGTGGAGGGCGTCACCCCGCGGGATATTCCGGTAACGGTTCTGACGATTATCGGCCGCAATATGCCCTTCCTCTACGATTCCGTCATGGGTGAGGTCACAAGCAGCTATCGCGGCCTCTATCTCGCGGTCCACCCCATTCTGGTGCCGGATGCAACGGCGCAGGCGGGTTATCGCCTTGCGGAGCCTGATGACGATCCCGCCGGGAATATCAGCCTCATCCAGCTGCACATCGCCCCACTGACCCAGCAGGCCGCAACGGCGCTGGAAGAAAGATTGCGTTTCGTGCTGGCGCAGGTTCAGTCCGCCTACAGAGACTGGCGGCCCATGCTGTCGAAACTCGACGAAGCCCTAGACGAATTGTCCAAACGCGGCTCCTCGCGGCGCAAGACCGAGCGCGCGGAAGCCGTCGAGTTTCTCAACTGGCTTCGCAACGACAATTTCACCTTCCTCGGCATGCGCGACTACACCTATTCCGGAAGGGGAAAGAACGCGAAAATCGAGCGCGGTGACGGCGTCGGCCTCGGCAGTCTGAGCGATCCGGATGTGCGCGTGCTGCGCCTTGGCAAGGACGCCGTGACGACGACGCCTGAAATCCTCGCCTTCCTCGACGGTCCGGATTTCCTCATCGTCACCAAGGCAAATGTGAAGTCCATCGTGCATCGCCGCGCTTATATGGATTATATCGGCATCAAGCGCTTCGACGAGGATGGCAATGTCATCGGTGAATTGCGCATCGTCGGCCTTTTCACCGCCACCGCCTATACGCGTTCGGTAAAGCACATCCCGCTGCTACGTGCCAAAATTGCGGATGTCGAGCGGCATTTCGGTTTTGATCCGAACAGCCACTCCGGCCGCATTCTGCAGAACACGCTGGAAGCCTATCCGCGCGACGATCTCTTCCAGATCGAAACGGATCTTCTGATCCGCTTCATCGAGCAAATCATGGAACTGAGCGACCGCCCACGCGTGCGCGTCCTCGCACGTATCGACCGTTTCGACCGCTTCGTCTCGGCCATCATCTTCGTGCCGCGCGAGGAATACAATTCCTATGTGCGCGAGAAGATCGGCGACTACCTGAGCAAGGTATATGACGGGCATATTTCCGCCTATTACCCTGCCTTCCCCGAAGGCGCTGTCGCCCGCGTCCATTTCATCGTCGGCCGCACGGAAGGCAAGACGCCGCGTATCGCGCAGGACAAGCTGGAGGATGCCGTCAGCGATATCGCAGCACGCTGGATAGACCATTTCGTTGCCCTTTCCGAACCGGGTGCGCCGGTGCTGGAGGTGGATCAGGCCTATCAGGAGGCCTTCACGCCGGAAGAGGCGATTGGCGACATGGCGGATATTCTGGCCACCGTGAAGGGTGAGCCGGTCCGCATCGAATTTTACCAGCAGGAAGGCCAGTCAGCTGAGACGCTGTCGCTGAAGATCTTCCATCGGGATGGCCATCTGCCACTGTCGCGCCGTGTGCCGCTGCTGGAAAACCTAGGTTTCAACGTCATCAGTGAGCGCACCTTCGACATCGGTGTCATCTCGGATGGCGAAAAGCGCGACATCGTGCTGCATGATATGGAACTCGCCGTCGCCAAGGGCGTGACGCTCGATCTGCCGCAATACGGACAGAAACTCGAAGAAGCATTCCTTGCTGCCTTCTCGGGCAAGGTCGATAATGACAACTTCAACCGGCTGATCCTCGCCTGCGGCCTTACCGTGCGCGAAGTGTCCGTCCTGCGCGCCTATGCCCGTTATCTGCGCCAGACCGGAATCGTTTATTCCCAGGAGCATATTTCCGAAACGCTCTTTAAATATCCGGCCATTTCACGGAATATTTTCGCGTTGTTCAAGGCTGGCTTCGATCCGTCCATCGACGAGAAGAAGCGGCTGAAGAAACTGGCAGAGATGCACAAGACGATCGAAGCGGCATTGAGCGGTGTTCCCAATCTCGATGAAGACCGCACCTTGCGGCGTTATGTCAACGCCATCGACGCCACGCTTCGTACCAACTACTTCCAGAAAAACACCGATGGCACGCCGCGTGACCTGTTGGCGTTCAAGTTCGATCCCAAACATCTGGACGGCCTGCCCGATCCACGTCCTTTCCGCGAAATCTTCGTCTACGGAACCGAAGTAGAAGGCGTGCATCTGCGCTTTGGCAAAGTGGCGCGCGGCGGTCTGCGCTGGTCGGATCGCGGCCAGGATTACCGCACGGAAGTGCTCGGTCTCGTCAAGGCGCAGCAGGTCAAGAATGCGGTGATCGTTCCCGTTGGCGCCAAGGGCGGCTTTTTCCCGAAGAACCTGCCTGTTGGCGGCTCCCGCGACGAGGTCTTCAATGCAGGCCGTGAAGCCTACAAGACCTATATCCGCACTCTTCTGTCCATCACCGACAATATCGTCGACGACGCCGTCGTACCGCCGGCCGATACGTTGCGGCTTGATGGGGACGATCCCTACTTCGTCGTCGCCGCCGATAAGGGGACAGCGACATTCTCCGATACGGCAAACGGCCTCGCCCACGACGCCGGCTTCTGGCTGGACGATGCCTTCGCATCGGGTGGTTCCGCCGGTTACGACCACAAGAAGATGGGAATCACCGCACGCGGTGCCTGGGAAACGGTAAAGCGTCATTTCCGCGAAATGGACACCGACATCCAGACCACGCCCTTCACAGTGGCAGGTGTCGGCGACATGTCCGGCGACGTTTTCGGTAACGGCATGTTGCTGTCGGAAAAGATCAGGCTGATCGCAGCATTCGATCATCGCGACATCTTCATCGATCCGGATCCCGATACCGACAAATCCTTCGCTGAGCGCAAGCGGCTTTTCGAATTGCCACGCTCAAGCTGGCAGGATTACGACCGTTCAACGCTCTCTAAAGGCGCAATGATCATCTCGCGTTCCGAAAAATCGGTGACGCTGACGCCGGAAGCCGTCGCTGCCATCGGCATCGACAAATCCGTCGCTACACCCTTCGAGATCATGACCGCCATTCTGAAGGCGCCAACCGATCTTCTGTGGTTCGGCGGCATCGGCACCTATATCAAGGCGGCGGTGGAAACCAACGCCGAGGTGGGTGACAGGGCGAACGACCCCATCCGCGTCAACGCCACCGAGCTGCGCGCCAAGGTCATCGGCGAAGGCGCCAATCTCGGCATTACCCAGAAGGGCCGTATCGCCTATGCGCTGGCGGGTGGGCGTTGCAATTCCGACGCCATCGACAACTCGGCCGGCGTGAATTCCTCCGACGTCGAGGTCAATATCAAAATCGCCCTCGCCTCCGCGGTCAATAGCGGCCGCCTAACGATGCCGAAGCGCAACCAGCTTCTTGCCTCCATGACGCCGGAAGTGGCGCAGCTGGTGCTGCGCAACAACTACCTGCAATCGCTGGCAATCTCGCTGACGGAGCGGCTTGGGCTTGCAAACCGGGAAGAACTCGGCCGCCTGATGAGCGCGCTGGAGGCAACCGGGCAACTGAACCGGAAGGTCGAAACCTTGCCGAGCAATGCCGAGCTCAGCGAAAGATATGCCACCGGCAAGCCGCTGACCCGGCCGGAAATCGGGGTGCTGCTTTCCTATGCCAAGCTGACGCTGTTCGACGCTCTGGTGGCAAGCCCGCTGCCCGACGAACCCTATCTCCAGCATCTGCTCGCAGACTATTTCCCGGCCAAGATGCAGAAGAACTATGCAGACGATATCAAGGCGCATCGCCTGCACCGCGAAATCGTTGCGACGGCGCTCGCCAATGCCGTGGTGAACCGCGGCGGCCCTGGCTTCGTGCAGAAACTCGCCGATGCGAGCGGCCTCCTGTCGGCCGATGTCGTCAAGGCAGCGGTGATCGTGGAGGATGGTTTCGGCCTCAAACGTCTTTGGAGCGAGGTTGACGCGCTCGACGGAAAGATCGGCGGAGAAGTCCAGAACGGACTTTATGCCACGATCACCCGCATCTACTCCGATGCAAGCAGGCTTTATTTGCAAACCGGGAGCGTGGGCGCTGGAACGAGCGACATGGCAACCGAAATCGAGCGCCTGAAAACTGCCATCAAGACGCTATCGCCGGCAGCGGCGAAATATCGCCGCGAGCTTGGCGTCACCGAAATCGACGGTGTTCCCTCTGGCCTTCTGGAAGAGCTGGATACGCTTTCCCTGCTGGTCTATGTGCCAGAGATCATGCGTATCGCCGAAAATGCGGGCACGACGCTTGCCCGCGCCGCCGAAAGCTACGCCACGGTCTCCTCGACCTTCCGTGTCGCGCGGCTGCTGGATGCCAGCCAGCGCATCACGCCGGCCGATCACTACGAGAGCCTGGCTCTTCTGCGCAGCCAGGACCAGATCGCCTTGTCGAGACGCCGGATCGTCATCTCGGCCCTAACCGAGTATGCGAAGGAAAAGGACCCGGTTCAGGCCTGGTATGCCGCCGACCGCGTGCGCGTCAATCGCATCGTCTCGGAACTCGGTGCACTGAGCGAAAGCGGCGATACCAACCTCGCCCGCCTGACAGTGGCGGCGGGGCTGCTTGGCGATATCGTTCAGACGCGCTGA
- a CDS encoding CarD family transcriptional regulator, with product MTTQQKKSPAHHGFKTGEAIVYPAHGVGTISAIEEQEVAGMKLELFVIDFEKDKMRLKVPVAKAVSIGMRKLSEGDFVERALKVVQGKARVKRTMWSRRAQEYDAKINSGDLIAIAEVVRDLYRAENQPEQSYSERQLYEAALDRMAREIAAVNKMSETEAVRLVEVNLAKGPKRGKAVEEDDSQEEAA from the coding sequence ATGACGACCCAGCAGAAGAAATCTCCAGCACATCACGGTTTCAAAACCGGTGAAGCGATTGTGTATCCCGCTCATGGTGTCGGTACCATTTCTGCCATCGAGGAACAAGAAGTTGCCGGCATGAAGCTTGAGCTTTTTGTCATCGATTTCGAAAAAGACAAGATGCGTCTTAAAGTTCCCGTCGCTAAAGCCGTGAGCATCGGCATGCGCAAGCTTTCCGAAGGCGATTTTGTCGAGCGGGCGCTGAAAGTGGTGCAGGGCAAGGCGCGTGTGAAGCGTACCATGTGGTCGCGCCGCGCCCAGGAATATGATGCGAAAATCAATTCCGGCGATCTTATCGCGATTGCTGAAGTTGTGCGCGATCTTTACCGTGCGGAAAACCAGCCGGAGCAGTCCTATTCCGAGCGTCAGCTTTACGAAGCTGCTCTTGATCGCATGGCGCGCGAAATTGCTGCTGTCAACAAGATGTCTGAAACCGAGGCTGTTCGCCTGGTGGAAGTCAACCTTGCAAAGGGTCCGAAG
- a CDS encoding MFS transporter produces the protein MTVPSPNAETVVAKRGIWGWVMFDWAAQPFFTVVTTFVFGPYFVARLTDDPISAQATWSNMATVSSIIIALFSPILGSIADQSGARKPWIAFFAAIKIVSLLFLWFAAPGSPIILPIVCMIFASIAAEFSIVFNDSMMPRLTNPQNVGRISNLAWGLGYLGGMVVLIAVVTLLAANPQTGLTIAGIKPLFGLDPATGEDARITGPIAAIWYLLFILPMFLLTPDADRGLPFGAAIRSGLAELKTTLRELRDRPVLLRFLIARMLYQDGVNGVLILGGVFAAGMFGWATMEIGLFGILLNVVAIVGCFAAGRVDQKLGSRITILISLVLLLIATVGIVSTGKGSTLFGWIQLPTADNGGIFATGAEKAYLLYGILIGLAFGPVQASSRSYLARNITIAEAGRYFGIYALSGRATSFMATLSFSIATYLSGSAHIGMATLIVFLGLGFVLLLRVPERAAS, from the coding sequence ATGACTGTCCCCTCCCCAAATGCGGAAACAGTGGTTGCCAAACGCGGCATCTGGGGCTGGGTCATGTTCGATTGGGCGGCACAGCCCTTTTTCACGGTCGTTACGACCTTCGTTTTCGGACCCTACTTTGTCGCCCGCCTCACCGATGATCCTATTTCGGCGCAGGCGACATGGAGCAACATGGCGACGGTCTCCTCGATCATCATCGCCCTATTCTCCCCCATTCTCGGCTCCATCGCTGACCAATCCGGCGCAAGAAAGCCGTGGATCGCCTTTTTTGCCGCCATCAAGATCGTCAGCCTTTTATTCCTCTGGTTTGCAGCACCGGGTTCGCCGATCATCCTGCCCATCGTCTGCATGATATTCGCATCCATCGCGGCGGAGTTTTCGATCGTCTTCAACGATTCCATGATGCCGCGACTGACCAATCCGCAGAATGTCGGACGCATTTCCAATCTCGCCTGGGGGCTCGGTTATCTCGGCGGCATGGTGGTGCTGATTGCCGTGGTGACGCTTCTGGCCGCAAATCCACAGACAGGACTGACTATCGCCGGTATCAAGCCGCTTTTCGGTCTCGATCCCGCAACCGGCGAGGACGCCAGAATAACCGGCCCGATAGCCGCAATCTGGTATTTGCTCTTCATTCTGCCGATGTTTCTGCTGACCCCGGATGCGGACAGGGGCCTACCCTTCGGAGCGGCGATCCGCTCTGGCCTTGCGGAGCTCAAGACAACCCTGCGCGAACTTCGAGACAGACCCGTCCTGTTGCGGTTCCTGATTGCACGTATGCTTTATCAGGACGGCGTCAACGGCGTGCTCATTCTGGGTGGGGTATTTGCGGCGGGAATGTTCGGCTGGGCGACGATGGAAATCGGCCTCTTCGGCATCCTGCTCAACGTCGTCGCCATCGTGGGTTGCTTTGCGGCCGGGCGCGTCGATCAGAAACTTGGCTCGCGGATCACCATACTCATCAGCCTGGTTCTTCTGCTCATCGCGACGGTCGGCATCGTCTCGACAGGAAAGGGCTCGACACTGTTTGGCTGGATCCAATTGCCCACAGCGGACAATGGCGGCATCTTCGCAACCGGCGCGGAAAAGGCCTATCTGCTCTATGGCATATTGATTGGCCTCGCCTTCGGTCCCGTTCAGGCCTCGTCGCGTTCCTATCTGGCGCGCAACATCACCATTGCCGAGGCGGGACGCTATTTCGGCATCTATGCGCTATCGGGCCGCGCCACCAGCTTCATGGCGACGCTGTCCTTTTCAATAGCAACCTACCTCAGTGGCTCCGCACATATTGGCATGGCCACCCTCATCGTGTTTCTGGGGTTGGGCTTTGTTCTGTTGCTGCGCGTCCCGGAACGGGCGGCAAGCTAA
- the bfr gene encoding bacterioferritin, translating to MKGDTRVIERLNEALFLELGAVNQYWLHYRLLNDWGYTKLAKKERAESIEEMQHADKIIDRIIFLEGHPNLQTLAPLRIGQNVKEVLEADLAGEYDARTSYKKSRDICSEAGDYVSMKLFEALLIDEEGHIDFLETQLELLGKIGAEKYGQLNADSANEAE from the coding sequence TTGAAAGGCGACACAAGAGTCATCGAGCGGCTTAACGAAGCCCTTTTTCTAGAACTCGGTGCGGTAAACCAGTATTGGCTTCACTACCGACTTCTGAATGACTGGGGCTACACCAAGCTTGCAAAGAAGGAGCGTGCGGAATCCATCGAAGAGATGCAGCACGCCGACAAGATCATCGATCGTATCATTTTCCTGGAAGGTCATCCCAACCTCCAGACCCTGGCTCCCCTGCGCATCGGTCAGAACGTCAAGGAAGTGCTCGAAGCCGATCTGGCGGGCGAATATGACGCACGGACGTCCTATAAGAAATCGCGCGACATCTGTTCCGAGGCCGGAGACTATGTCTCGATGAAGCTGTTCGAAGCACTGCTGATCGACGAGGAAGGTCACATCGACTTCCTTGAGACCCAGCTCGAACTGCTCGGCAAGATCGGTGCGGAAAAATACGGCCAACTCAACGCCGATTCCGCCAACGAGGCAGAATAA
- the phaR gene encoding polyhydroxyalkanoate synthesis repressor PhaR produces MAKHDGETIIKKYANRRLYNTGTSTYVTLDDLAQMVKRGEDFKVQDAKSSEDITHAVLTQIIVEQEAKTGNTLLPTAFLRQLISYYGDQMQMVVPTFLEHSMKTFSDQQSQMQEHMAKAFGDGSLARNFQAPLQMMEEQIRRNTELFRQAMQGFTPFAMPQAPKETRKPNASEIDELKSQLRALQQKLDQL; encoded by the coding sequence ATGGCAAAACACGACGGCGAAACAATCATTAAAAAATATGCCAACCGGCGGCTCTACAACACCGGAACCAGCACCTATGTGACGCTGGATGATCTGGCGCAGATGGTTAAACGGGGCGAGGACTTCAAGGTTCAGGACGCTAAATCATCCGAAGACATCACCCATGCGGTTCTGACGCAGATCATTGTTGAACAGGAAGCCAAAACCGGCAATACGCTTTTGCCAACGGCGTTTCTGCGGCAGTTGATCTCCTATTACGGTGACCAGATGCAGATGGTCGTTCCGACATTTCTCGAACATTCGATGAAAACCTTCTCCGATCAGCAGAGCCAGATGCAGGAGCATATGGCCAAGGCGTTCGGTGACGGGTCGCTTGCGCGGAATTTCCAGGCTCCATTGCAAATGATGGAAGAGCAGATCCGCCGCAATACGGAACTGTTCCGGCAGGCAATGCAGGGGTTCACGCCTTTTGCAATGCCGCAGGCGCCCAAGGAAACGCGCAAGCCGAATGCATCCGAAATCGATGAGCTGAAGTCGCAGCTGCGCGCATTGCAGCAAAAACTCGATCAGCTCTGA
- a CDS encoding (2Fe-2S)-binding protein — MLVCSCNYITDHDIRDVINELLDEDCWQLIVPAKVYHAMEKRGRCCGCFPTVVDLIIQTTEEYHARRHSTEADVFDFMSRLKRFHEENRRADIERRHKSHRAA, encoded by the coding sequence ATGCTGGTTTGCAGCTGCAATTACATCACCGACCACGATATCCGGGACGTCATTAACGAGCTCCTCGATGAGGACTGTTGGCAGCTTATCGTTCCGGCAAAAGTGTATCATGCCATGGAAAAACGTGGCCGCTGCTGCGGCTGTTTCCCGACTGTCGTCGACCTGATCATACAGACAACCGAAGAATATCACGCCCGTCGCCACTCGACGGAAGCAGATGTTTTTGATTTTATGTCCCGCTTGAAGCGATTCCATGAAGAGAACAGGAGAGCGGACATTGAAAGGCGACACAAGAGTCATCGAGCGGCTTAA
- a CDS encoding acetyl-CoA C-acetyltransferase gives MTPSIVIASAARTAVGSFNGGFANTPAHELGATVINAVLERAGVAAREIDEVILGQVLTAGEGQNPARQAAMKAGIPQEATAFGINQLCGSGLRAVALGMQQIVTGDAAIIIAGGQESMSMAPHCAHLRGGVKMGDFKMIDTMLKDGLTDAFYGYHMGITAENIARQWQLSRDEQDQFAVASQNKAEAAQSAGRFADEIVAFSVTGRKADIIIDADEHIRTGVSLETMAKLRPAFDKEGTVTAGNASGLNDGAAATLLMSEQEAAKRGIKPLARIASWATAGVDPQIMGTGPIPASRKALAKAGWSIGDIGLVEANEAFAAQSCAVVRELGLDPDIVNVNGGAIAIGHPIGASGARVLNTLIFEMRRRNVSKGLATLCIGGGMGVAMCIEAL, from the coding sequence ATGACGCCTTCAATCGTGATTGCCAGCGCTGCGCGCACTGCCGTCGGTTCTTTCAATGGTGGCTTTGCCAATACGCCCGCCCACGAGCTTGGGGCAACCGTCATCAACGCCGTCCTGGAGCGCGCCGGTGTCGCAGCCCGTGAAATCGATGAGGTCATCCTCGGTCAGGTGTTGACGGCAGGCGAAGGGCAGAACCCGGCGCGGCAGGCGGCAATGAAAGCCGGCATTCCGCAGGAAGCAACCGCCTTCGGCATCAATCAGCTATGCGGTTCCGGCCTGCGCGCTGTCGCACTCGGCATGCAGCAGATCGTTACCGGCGACGCGGCCATCATCATTGCCGGCGGGCAGGAATCCATGTCCATGGCGCCCCATTGTGCCCATTTGCGTGGCGGCGTGAAGATGGGCGATTTCAAGATGATTGACACCATGCTGAAAGACGGCCTGACGGATGCCTTTTACGGCTACCACATGGGCATAACCGCCGAGAACATCGCCCGGCAATGGCAGCTTTCCCGTGATGAACAGGACCAGTTCGCTGTCGCATCGCAAAACAAGGCCGAAGCCGCACAGAGCGCCGGCCGTTTTGCAGATGAGATCGTGGCTTTCTCGGTCACGGGCCGCAAGGCAGATATCATCATCGATGCTGACGAACACATCCGTACCGGTGTTTCGCTGGAAACCATGGCAAAGCTGCGCCCCGCCTTCGACAAGGAGGGCACGGTAACGGCCGGCAACGCCTCCGGCCTCAATGATGGCGCTGCTGCCACACTTTTGATGTCGGAGCAGGAAGCGGCAAAGCGCGGTATCAAACCGCTGGCGCGCATCGCCTCCTGGGCGACGGCGGGTGTCGATCCGCAGATCATGGGAACCGGCCCCATCCCCGCCTCACGCAAGGCGCTGGCCAAGGCAGGCTGGTCGATCGGCGATATCGGCCTCGTTGAGGCCAACGAAGCCTTTGCCGCCCAGTCCTGCGCTGTCGTGCGTGAGCTTGGTCTTGATCCTGATATCGTCAACGTCAATGGCGGTGCGATCGCCATCGGCCATCCGATTGGCGCATCCGGCGCCCGTGTCCTGAACACGCTGATTTTCGAGATGCGCCGCCGCAACGTATCGAAGGGGCTCGCGACGCTCTGCATCGGCGGCGGCATGGGTGTTGCCATGTGCATCGAGGCGCTCTGA
- a CDS encoding RNA pyrophosphohydrolase — protein sequence MTIKAEDLPYRPCAGIMVLNAEGLVWAGRRIREGNSEYDGSPQLWQMPQGGIDDGERPLTAAIRELYEETGMKTVTLLAEASDWIHYDLPPELIGIGLRGKYRGQAQRWFAFRFDGDESEIQIDPPPTGHTAEFDAWDWKPMESLPELIVPFKRAVYEKVVAEFRHLAGK from the coding sequence ATGACAATCAAAGCAGAAGATTTGCCTTACCGTCCCTGTGCGGGGATTATGGTTCTGAACGCCGAAGGCCTTGTCTGGGCCGGCCGGCGCATCAGGGAAGGCAATTCGGAATATGACGGTTCACCGCAATTGTGGCAGATGCCGCAGGGCGGCATCGATGACGGTGAACGGCCTTTGACGGCCGCCATTCGCGAACTTTACGAAGAGACGGGGATGAAAACGGTGACTTTGCTGGCGGAAGCGAGCGACTGGATCCATTATGATCTGCCGCCCGAACTGATCGGCATCGGCCTGAGAGGCAAGTATCGCGGGCAGGCGCAACGCTGGTTTGCCTTCCGTTTCGATGGCGACGAAAGCGAAATCCAGATCGACCCACCTCCAACAGGGCATACGGCTGAATTCGACGCCTGGGACTGGAAGCCGATGGAAAGCCTGCCAGAGCTCATCGTGCCCTTCAAGCGCGCGGTCTACGAGAAAGTGGTTGCGGAATTCCGGCACCTTGCCGGCAAGTAA
- the phbB gene encoding acetoacetyl-CoA reductase: MSRVALISGGTSGIGAAIARALQAAGYQVAVNYAFTTDRAEAFQKETGIPAFQWDVRDYDACVKGIAQVEEAFGPVEVLVNNAGITRDAMFHKMTPQQWREVIDTNLTGVFNMTHPVWLGMRDRGFGRIVNISSINGQKGQAGQVNYSASKAGDIGFTKALAQEGASRNITVNAICPGYIGTEMVRAIPEKVLAERIVPQIPIGRLGEPEEIARCVLFLVSDEAGFITGSTMTANGGQYFA, encoded by the coding sequence ATGAGCCGGGTTGCGTTGATTTCGGGCGGGACAAGCGGCATAGGCGCAGCAATAGCCCGCGCCTTGCAGGCAGCCGGCTACCAGGTGGCCGTCAACTACGCCTTCACGACCGATAGGGCAGAGGCCTTCCAGAAAGAAACCGGCATCCCCGCGTTTCAATGGGACGTGCGAGACTATGATGCCTGCGTAAAAGGCATAGCCCAGGTTGAAGAGGCCTTCGGCCCCGTCGAGGTTCTCGTCAACAATGCCGGCATCACCCGCGATGCGATGTTTCACAAGATGACACCGCAGCAATGGCGCGAGGTGATCGACACCAACCTCACCGGCGTCTTCAACATGACGCATCCAGTCTGGTTGGGTATGCGCGACCGCGGCTTCGGTCGCATCGTCAATATTTCCTCCATCAATGGCCAGAAGGGCCAGGCAGGCCAGGTCAACTATTCAGCCTCAAAGGCTGGCGATATCGGCTTCACCAAGGCGCTCGCCCAGGAAGGCGCAAGCCGCAACATTACCGTCAACGCCATCTGCCCCGGTTACATCGGCACGGAGATGGTGAGGGCTATACCGGAGAAAGTGCTGGCCGAGCGGATCGTGCCGCAAATCCCGATCGGGCGCCTGGGCGAACCGGAAGAAATCGCGCGCTGCGTCCTTTTTCTCGTGTCGGACGAGGCCGGTTTCATAACCGGCTCCACGATGACCGCAAATGGCGGGCAATATTTCGCCTGA